A window of Cellulosimicrobium protaetiae genomic DNA:
GCCGAGGTGCTCGCGCCGCCGCCCGCGATGCTGCCCGACGGCGAGGAGCGCGCGGTCCCGGGCGTGGAGCCCGGGTTCCTCCTGTGCGTCGCGCGGCTGCTGCCGTACAAGAACGTCGACGTCGTCGTCGCGGCGGCGCAGGCGACCGGCCGCGAGCTCGTGGTCGTCGGCGACGGACCCGACCGGGCGCGTCTCGACGCGCAGGCCGCGCGCGGTGGTGGGCGGGTGCACCTGCTCGGCCGGGTCGACGACGCCACGCTGCGCTGGGTCTACCGGAACGCGGCCGCGCTCGTCGCCGCGTCGTACGAGGACTACGGGCTGTCGCCGCTCGAGGCGGGGGCGTTCGGGCGGCCGAGCGTGGTGCTGCGCGACGGCGGCTACCTGGACACCGTCGTGGAGGGCGTCAACGGCGTGTTCTTCGACGCGCCGCGCCCGGAGCTCGTCGCGGACGCCGTCGAGGCCGCGGTGGCGCGCACGTGGGATGATGGCGCCGTGACGGCGCACGTCGCGACCTTCGGCCGCGACCGGTTCGTCGAGCGGCTGCAGGGCGTCGTGGCCGAGCAGCAGCAGGACCGCACCGCGAGCGCGGCACGACCCGGTGGGGGGAGAGCACGGCGATGACGATCAGGGAGTTCGTCCGCACCGTCTGGGCGGGCAAGTACTACGTCCTCGCGGCGGTGCTGGTCGTCGTGGCGGGGGCGCTGTTCTACCTCGACCGTCAGGAGACGATGTACCGCGCGACCGCGACGGTCCAGCTCTACGGCGTGCAGAGCGCGCAGGGCGGGGAGTCGCTCGTCGAGGTGACCGTCATGACGGACCCGGACGACGTCACGTCGTCCGAGGTCGCCCAGGCCGCGGCGACGGCTCTCGGGGACCCCGCCGCGGCCGACGAGCTCGCCGACCTGGTGACGGCGGAGGTTGACGGCGAGACCAGAATGGTCGCCGTGCAGGCGACCACGCCGGACGAGGCGTGGTCCGTGGACGTCGCCAACGCGTTCGCGGAGGCGTACGCCGCGGAGCTCGTGAACATCCAGGCCGCGCAGGTCGCGGAGCTCGAGGCGCGTCGTCAGGCGCTCGCCGAGCAGCTCGGTGGCGTGCGCCAGCGGCTCAACGTCGATGGTGACGACCCCCTCGCGCTCGCCGAGCAGGACATCATCGTGGGCGACTACTCGGCGCTCACCGTGCAGGTCAACTCGCTCCGCGGGATCGCGGTCCCGGGCGAGGTCGTCACGGCCGCGACCGGTGCCGAGGCTCTCGGACTGTCCCGAGCCACGGTCCTCGCCCTCGCGGTCCTCGTCGGGCTGGTCGCCGGGATCGGCCTCGCGTTCGCGCGCCGCGGCCTGGACATCCGCGTCCGCAGCGCGGCGGAGTCCACGCGGCTCACCGAGACCCCGGTCCTGGCCGAGCTGTACGGGACTCGACCCGCCGAGAAGGAGTTCGCGCACACGCACGCGCTCCCGGTCGCGAGCAAGGTCGCGACCCCCTTCACGGAGTCGATCCGCGAGCTGCGCACCGCCGTCCAGGTCTCGACCGCGGGCATGAAGCACGCGGTCGTCGTCGTCACGGCCGCCGACCCGTCGGCGCCCCGGTCGTTCATCACGGCGAACCTCGCGGCGTCGTTCGCGCTGAGCGGCCGGCGCACCGTGGCGCTGTCGGGCGACCTGCGACGCCCGCAGCTCGACCGGATGCTCCCGGCGCCGGACGACTGGCACGGGCTCGAGCAGGAGCTGCGTCCGACCGGTGTGCCGAACCTGCGCGTCATGCCCGTCCCCGAGGAGGAGATGGACCCGGCGGACTTCCTCGCGACGGAGCGGGCCCGGGGCCTCGTCGGGAGCCTGCGCGACCACGCGGAGGTCGTCGTCGTCGATGCGCCCCCCGTGCTCGCGGCCGCCGACGCGACGATCCTCGGCGGCTACGCGAACGGCGTCGTCCTCATCGCGTCCGCGGGCCGGACCGACCGCGCCGTGCTCGCGGAGGCGGCCGAACGGCTGCGCGTGAGCAACGTCCCGCTTCTCGGGATCGCGCTGACCGGCGTCACGGGCGACCGTCGCATGCTCTACGCCTCGACGTACGGCGACGACGAGGCCGTCGGCCCGGCCGACACCGCGTCGGGAGACGAGGAGACGTCGGCGCCGCCGGCCGAGGGTCCTGCTCGCCGACCCTCCGGGTCGGGTCCGCGCCCGGGCGCCGACGAGCCGGCGGAGCCCGGTGGGGTCCGTGCGTCCGGCACCGCGGAGGTGCCAGAGACGGGCGACGGGCAGTCGGTCGGGACGCGCCGCGCGTCCGTCGCCGCCGCGGCGGTCGCGGTCGAGGACGCGTCCGCGCGTGCCGCGGCACCCGTCGGGGCGGGCGACGAGCCCGCGACCGGCCCGGGTTCCCCGTCACCGGGCTCGTCCTCGGGCTCGCCCGCGCGCCCGGCGTCGGCCCCGTCGACCGGCACCGACGCCGGCACCGCGCACGGTCGGCGCACGCCCCAGGGCGGTGGCAGGCGCAACGCGGTCCTCGCCCCGGCCTGGAGCAAGGTCGAGCCGGCCGCCCCGGCCGCGACCGGTGACGAGCCGGAGAACGACGAGCGCAAGCGTCCCTTCCGGTGGTGACCGCCCCGGGCGGTCCGCCGCTCCGGGTCCTCGTCCTCGACCACACGGCGGAGCTCGGCGGTGCCGAGCTCGCGCTCGTCCGCACGTGCGCAGCGCTCGGTCCGGCCGTCGACGTCCGGGTGCTGCTCTTCGCCGACGGGCCGCTGCGCGCTCGGCTGGCCGAGGTCGGGGTGCGGGTCGACGTCGTCCCGCTCGCGTCGTCCGTGGCGACGACCGACCGGGCGAGCGCCGGACGCCTCTCGGCCGCGACGGTCGCGGGGGCCCTGCGCACGCTTCCCTTCCTGTGGCGGCTCTCCCGTCGGGTGCGGGCTCTGCGCCCCGACGTCGTGCACACGACGTCGCTCAAGGCCGACCTCCTGGGGATCGTCCCCGCGGCGGTCGCCCGCCGGCCCCTCGTGTGGCACGTCCACGACCGGATCGCGCCCGACTACCTCCCGGGACCGCTGGTGCGGGTCGTCCGCGCGCTGGCGCGCCGGGCCCCGGCGGCGGTCGTGGCGAACTCCCGTGCGACGGCGGGCACGCTGCCCGCGGTGACCGCCGTCGCGTACCCCGGGTTCGCGCGGGAGCAGGCGGCCGGGGCGGACGCGCCCGCCGCAGCCCGCGCGGACGTGCCCGGGCCGACGGTCGTCATGGTCGGCCGGATCAGCCCGACCAAGGGCCAGCTCGAGGTCGTCCGGGCGCTGCGCGCCGTGGTGGACGCCGTGCCCGCGGCGCGGCTGCGCATCGTCGGCGAGCCCGCCTTCGGCGCCGAGGACTACGCGGCGCTCGTCCGAGCCGAGGTGACCCGGCTCGGGCTCGACGACCACGTCGACCTCGTGGGGTTCGTCGCCGACCCGCGCGCGGAGCTCGACGCCGCCGCCGTGTGCGTGCATGCGTCGCCGGTGCCGGAGCCCTTCGGGCAGGTCGTCGTCGAGGCGATGGTGCGGGGCGTCCCGGTGGTCGCGACGCGTGCGGGCGGGGTCGAGGAGATCCTCGTCGACGCCGAGGACGCCGAGGACGCCGAGGCCGCCGACGAGGGCGACGCGCCGCTCGGACTCCTGGTCCCTCCTGGCGACTCCGACGCCCTCGCGACGGCGGTGCTCGACGTGCTGCGCGACCCGGCGGCGGCCTGCGAGCGCGCGCAGCGGGCCCGTGCGTCGGCACTGCGCCGGTTCCCCGTCGAGCGCACCGCGCGGGTGCTCACGGACGTCTGGACGTCCGTGTCCGGCGGAGCGCGTCGCGCATGAGCGCGGCCTGACCGCGCCAGGTCGGCACGTCCGGCGGGTCGTCGTCGAGGCGGGCCACGCGCGGCGGGGGTGCGTCGTCGAGCGCGGCACGCACCGCGGCGGGGAAGCTGCCGGCGTCCGCGACCCGTACCTGCGGGTCGTCCCGGAACCCGGCGACCGGCGTCGAGACGACGGGGCGCCCGACGGCGCGGTACTCGTACAGCTTGATGGGGTCGAGGCTGTCCGTGAACGCGTCCACGACGTGCGGGACGAGCAGGACGTCCGCGTGGCGCAGGTAGGCGGGGACCGTGGTCCACGGACGTGGCCCGAGGACGACCACACCTGCACGGGCGAGCTCGGCGTGCTCGTGCGGCGCGAGGTCGACGACCGGCCCGACGAGGACGACGCTCGCCCGACCGGCGAGGGCACGCGCGGTCGCGAGCAGCAGCGGCACGTCGAACCGGTCGGGGTGCACGGTCCCGGCGTACAGCGCGACCCGGCCCGCCGGGAGGTCGGCCGGTCGCTCGTGCGCGGCACGGTAGCGGTCGAGGTCGACGCCGTTCGTCACGAGCGTCACGTCGCGCACCGTCCCCTTGCGTGCGACGAGACCCGTCGAGCACACGGTGACCTCCGCGCACCGGTCGAGCAGGGTGGCCTCGTCGTCGACGAGCCGGGCGTGCTCGGCGGGGGACCGGTCGGCGGCGAGCCAGTCGTCGGTGACGTCGTAGAGGGCGGGCCATCCCGTGCGCCGCACGACGGCGGCACCGGACGGGTCGTTGACCCACAGCACGGGGCGGCGCAGCCCGGCGCGGGCGACGGCGCGCTCGACGGACCGGGCGAGGCGCGCGTCCACGTGCGGGTCGACCCTGCGGGGGAGCCACTTGGTCGGCTCGTGGAGGAGCACGCGCCCGGAGGCGATCCCGTCGAGGTCGGGTGCCGCGCGCAGCCCGCGGCCGGGGCGGGGCGTGCTGCGACGGCTGAGCCGGTGCAGCGGGTCGGCCGCGGGCTCGACGAACAGCACCCGGGCCGTCGGGTCGGCGCGGCACAGCTCCGCCACGAGGTACTGGTTGCGGCGCCACACGTCGTCCCAGCGCTCGAGCGACAGGAAGACGACGTCGCCGACGGCCGCCGCGCTCTCGCCGCGCGTCACGTGAGCACCGCGCGGTAGACGGCGTCCGTCCCGGCGACCTGGGCCGCGGGCGTGAACCTCTCGCGCTGCGCGGCGCGGCCGGCGGCGGCGCACGCGTCACGGCGTGCGGGGTCCGCCGCGAGGGTGGCCAGGGCCTGGCCGGCGGCCCCCGGGTCGAGCGCCGGGTAGAGCGTGAGCGGGTCGATCCCGGCCAGCGTCTCGCGGTGCCCGCCCGCAGCGGAGGCCACCACCGGGAGCCCGCTCGCCATCGCCTCCAGGACGCTCAGGCCGAGCCCCTCGACCGGGCACGGCGCGACGAGCAGCCCTGCCCGGTCCAGGAGCGCGTCGACGTCGTCGCGCGCCCCGAGGAACGACGTGGCGTCGCCGATGCCGAGCGACCGGGCGAGGTCCTCGAGCGCCGCGCGCTGCGCGCCGTCGCCCGCGACCTCGAGGCGCCACCCCCGGGCGGAGAGCCCGGACGCGGCGAACGCCTCGAGCGCGAGGTCGGTGCGCTTCTCCGTCTCGAGCCGCTGGACGACGAGCACGACGTCGTCGCGCTCGGCGGCGGCGCGGCCGTCGGGACGGTCCGCCACGCCCGGGTGCACCACCACGCACTCACCCTCGACGTGCTCGGCGACGTACCGGCTGATGGCGACCTGCGCGCGGACCGACGACGCGGCGACCACCGCGACGAGCCGTCCCCGGGCGCCGGTACCGCGGCGCCGCGCGAAGTGGCGCGTCGAGACGACCGGGGGGAACGCGCGCGTCGTCCGGGCCGCGACCGCCGCCGCGATCTCCGCCGCCGTCATGTGCACGTGCACGACGTCCGCCGTCGCGCCGTGGCGGCGGAGCGCGCGCACGACGTCCCCCGTCGAGGCGGCGGGCAGGAGCGGCACGGTCGGGTCGTCGACGGTCGCCGACATCCCGGCCGGCGCGCCGCCCACGACGGCCACGTCGTGCCCGGCGGCGGACTGCGCGCGCGCGAGCCGGGCGACGTGCCGCTCGACGCCGGCGAAGCCGTCGGACCGGACGGCGTGCAGGATCCTCACGGGCGGTCCTCCGATCGTGCGGCGACGAGCGCCGCCGCGAGGTCGAGGTAGCGACGCGCGACCGCGTCCCAGTCGTGCCGCTCGGCGGTGGCGCGGGCGGCGAGCGCGACGGCGCGGCGCGCCTCGTCGTCGAGCGCCGCGACGGCGGCGATCCCCGCGCGGACCCCGTCGACGGACCGGTCGACGAGCCAGCCGTTCCGGCCGTCGTCGACGACGTCGGGCGCGTAGCCGACGGGGGTCGCGACGACCGGCACCCCGCACGCGAGCGCCTCGAGGACGACGAGCGCGTTCGCCTCGTACGCGCTCGGCAGGGCGAGGGCGTCGGCCGCGCGGAGCCAGGGCCGCGGGTCGGGCACGCGGCCGGCGAGGTGCACGCGGTCGGCGGACCCGAGCCGGGTGACCCGCGCCCGGACGTCGGCGAGCATGTCGGGCGTCCCGCCGACCACGCTGACGTGGACCCGGGGCAGGTCCGCGGCGGCGGCGAGCAGGAGGTCGAGCCCCTTGCGGTCGAACTCGTGCCCGACGAAGACGACGTGGACGGCCCCCTCGGGGATCCCGACCGCGGCACGGGCCGCCGCGCGCTCGTCGGGAGTCGGCGGGAAGAAGCGGTCCACGTCGACCCCGTTTCCGATGACGACGGCGCGTGCCCGCAGCCGCGGGTAGGTGGCGCGCAGCGCGTCGCGCTCGGACCGTGTGAGGTTGACGACCACGCGGTGGGCCCGGCCGCGGTACCGGACGGCGTCGCGCGCCGCCGTGAAGAGGTGCAGGGGGTTGCGGACCATGCGCCACGCGTACCCGCCGCGCGCCCGCATCGCGACCCGCAGGATGCCGTGGTTGACGTACACGTCGCCCGCGAGGACGTCGTTGTGGCAGATCGCGACGACGGCGTCGCCCGCCCCCTGGGGTGCTCGGCGCTCGCGGGCGACCCGGCGTCGCGCGAGGGCCGTCCCCACGGTGGAGAACCACACGACCCGCGCGAGGAGCACGAGCCGCCCCCGGACGCCCGGCCCGGGCTCGGGGAGCCACGCCCCCCGCGCGTCGGCGAGCGTGAAGCGCGCGGTCTCGACGCCCGCCCGCTCGAACGCCTCCTCGAGGTGGTGCGCGACGCCGCCCACGCCGCTGCCGGGCGCGATCTCCGGCGCGATCTGCAGGATCCGCAGGTCTGTCATCGTTCGGCCATCTCCCGGACGGATCGCAGCTCGTCGAGAGGGAGCTCTCGACCGGTCTCGTCCCGCAGGTTCTGCCGGGACTCGGCGTACGCCTCCGCGCCGAGGCACACGCCGACGATGACGAACGGCACGGTCACCTGGACGGAGACCCAGAACAGGTCGAACTGGCCCTGGACGAAGCGCATCATGAGCATCGAGAACGCGAGCGTGCCGAAGCGCGGGTTGATGCGCCAGAGCACGACCATGCCCCCGAGGAACAGCGCGAGGAAGCCGACGAGACCGACGATCCCGGCGGACGTCAGCACCTCGAGCTCGACGTTGGGCGGCTGGAAGACGAACTCCGTGACGCCCGCCGTCCACCAGCGCAGCCCCATCCCGACCCACGGGCTGCGCTGCCAGACGTCGATCGAGTCCGCGTACCAGGTGAGGCGCTGGTTCGCGGAGTTGAACTCGTTGCCGGACTCGAGCTGCTCCTGCACGGCGAGCACGACGAAGTAGACGGCCGGGACGGCGGCGAGCAGGATGAGCTTGGACCGCTTGCGGTCGGGGTCGCCCCGCAGCGTGATGAGCATGATGCCGATCGCGAGCCCGATGAGGGCCTGGCGGGCCTGGGCCGCGAGCACCCCGAGCGAGCACAGCCAGAACGCGCCGAGCGAGAACCACCGCGGCCAGCCGACCCACCACGGTCGCGCGTACGCGGTGAGCGCCGCGAAAGCGAGCACGCACCCGATGAAGTTCTTGTGCATCGCGATCGGCGAGTCGATGTAGACCGGGCCCGAGATGCCCGCGGCGAGCTGCTGGAGCGCGACGACGCACGTCTGCGCGGCGATCGCGAGGCAGGGCACGAGGAAGAGGGTCAGCCCGAGCCGTGCGCGCCCGGACCGCCCGACGGCCCAGCCGAGCACGAGCGCCCCGGCGACCGAGAGCCACGCGTGGAACCACTCCACGACGTTCGCGCTGAACGGGTTGACGATCACGGTGAAGAGCGTCGCGACCTGGTACACGAGCGACAGCCACAGCATGGCCCGCATCGGCCGGGAGAACGGACGTGGCGAGAAGAAGAGCGCGAACCAGAACGCGCCGAAGAGCGCGAAGTCGCTCAGCGAGAGGTCGACGCCGCCGCCGCCGACGCGCTGGACGACGACGAGCGCGGGCATCGCGAGGATCGGGAGCGCGACGGGCTCGTAGGCCGTGAGCCCGACGATCAGCACGAGCAGGGCGCCCCCGACGGCGGCCGTCTGCAGCGCGGGCACCACGAACCCGAGCACCGCGAGGAGCGCGACCACGATCGCGCCACCCGCCACCCAGCCCGCCACGGTCCGCGTCCGCGCGAGCGCGGCCCCCCGCACGCGCGGCGCGCGGTAGAGGACGGGGCGTCGCCGGGGCAGGCGGACGGCGGGCAGGTTCACAGGGCGGACTCCGCCCGCACCGGACCGGTGAGGTAGAGCCGCAGGCGGCGCCGGGCGCTCGCCCGGCCCTCGCCCGTCAGCGCGACGGAACGCACGGCCGCGCCGAGCACGGCGCCGACGCGCGCGACCGCCCACCCGGCGCGGCCGTGGTGCTTGCGCAGGTAGCGCTCCTGCGAGGCGTGGAAGTGCGTCTCGCGCCGGGTCGGGTCGGTGCTGGTCGCGCCACCGAGGTGCGTCGCGCGCGCCTCCGGCACGACGGCGTGCCGCCAGCCGGCCCGGACGGCGCGGTACGCCCAGTCGGTCTCCTCCGCGTAGAGGAAGAACCGCTCGTCGAGGCCGCCGAGCTCCTCGACCGCGGCGGCGTCGAGCAGCAGCACCGACCCGATGACGAACGAGCGGTCCGCCGGGGTCCGTCGCAGCCGCGCGAGGCCGACGGCCTCGATCCACGTGGCCGCGGGCGAGGGGAACGGCCACACGACCCGGGCGGGCGTCCCCTCGTCGTCGACCTGCTGCGGCCCCACGCTCGCGACCCGGGGGGACGCGTGCAGCGCTCGGTGCAGGGTCTCGACGTCCTCGGGCGTCACGACGGCGTCCGGGTTGAGCAGCAGGACGTCGGCCCCCGGCGCCTGCCGGTGGGCGAGCGCGTGGTTCACGCCGGCGGCGAAGCCCCCGTTGCGCCCGGGGTCGAGGTAGCGACCCCCGGCCAGCTCGGTGATCTCCCGGATCTCGGGCAGCGACGAGTTGTCCACGACCGTGATCGGGTACTTCCCGGCGAGCGGGGCGAGCGCGTCGCGCACCATGGCGGGCGACCCGTAGGCGACGACCACGACCTCGGGCGGCGTGGACGCCGACGCGCCGCGCGGCGCCGTCGTGGGGGTGGTTGGTGCCGCGCCCCCGGAGACGGCGGTGGTGTACAGGTCCTCGTAGCGGCGGGCGACCTCGGCCCAGGAGCACGACGCCGCACGGTCCGCCGCCGCGGCGCGCAGCCGGTCGGCGAGGCCGTCCTCGTCCAGGACGCGCACGAGGGCGGCGCGGAGCGCGTCGGGGTCGTCGGGCGGCACGAGCAGGCCGGCACCGCCCACGACGTCGGGCAGCGCGCCCGTCCGGCTCGCGACCACGGGGACGCCGCACGCCATCGCCTCGACCGCGACCCGGCCGAACTGCTCGACCCAGCCCGGCGTCTCGCGCGACGGGACGGCGAGCGCGTCGAGGTCGCGGTAGAAGGCGACGAGGTCGTCGCCGTCGAGCGCGCCCACGAACCGCACCCGGTCCCCGAGCGGGCGGGCGGCCCGTTCGAGGGAGGCGCGGTCCGGACCCTCCCCGGCGAGGACGAGGTCGAGCCGGTCGTCGGCCGCGACCGCGGCGAGGAGCGCGTCGACGCCCTTGTGGGACGCGAGCCGCCCGGCGTACCCGACGCGGAGTCGCCTCGGGGTGCGACCCGTGCTGGGTCCCGGGGGGACGGCGTCGGGTGCGGGGGAGAAGACCGCCGGGTCCACGCCCAGCGGGACGGTCTCGACGCGGCCGCGTGCGCCCTTGGCGCGCACGATCCGCCCGGCCTCGTCGTTGCAGACCGACACCGCGGCCGCGCCGCGGAGCGCGCGCGCCTCGAACCACCGGAACGGCCACGGGTAGCGCTTGGCGAGGTTCTGCGCGGAGTACAGGACGTAGGGCGGGGCCGGGCGGCGACCGAGGAGAGCACGCAGGCGGCGCAGGGCCAGGACCTCCGCCGTCGCGAGCGCGAACGGCTCCTCGTGCAGGTCGAGGACGTCCCAGTCCTGGCCGAGCGCGCGCCACAGGGGGACGGGGTCGTAGACGAAGAGCGCCGGGTGCGTCCCGAACGTCCGCACCCCCCGCACCGGCTCGCCCGGGCGCGGCACGAGCGGGACCGTCGTGCCGCCCTCGTCCCACGCGCGCGCGGACAGGAGCCGCACGTCGAGGCCACGCGCCCGGAGCGCGCGCTCGCGCTCGCGCCAGGCGTCGACGACGGCGCTGTGCGAGACGCGGAGGACCTTCATGTGGGAGATTGTCCCCCAGCGGAGGGCGGATCCCGCGGGATTCTGCCGATTTCACCCCGTCCGTCCGGTGCCGTCGTCCCGACCCCGGGAGGCGCCGGGCCGGACCGACGACCCAGGAGGAGCCAGGTGAGCGACGCACCCCGGGCGGGCGGCCCGCGCGCCGCGTACCCGCGCGTCAGCGTCGTCCTCGCGACCAACCGCGGCGGCCCGTTCCTCGCCGAGGCCCTGGCCTCGGCCCTCGCCCAGTCCCTGCCCGCGGCCGAGCTCGTGGTCGTCGACGACGGCTCGCCCGACCCCGCGACGCTCCGCGGGATCGTCGAGGCGGTCCCGGTCCCGGACGGCGCCCCCCGCCCGCGGCTCGTGCGGCGCGCGCCGTCCGGGGTGTCGGCGTCGCGCAACGCCGGGGTCAGCGAGACGACGGGCGAGCTCGTCGCGTTCCTCGACGACGACGACCGCTGGCACCCCGACCGGCTCCGCCGCCACGTCGAGGCCATGGTCGAGCAG
This region includes:
- a CDS encoding glycosyltransferase; amino-acid sequence: MTHGVALAHDYATQRGGAERVALLLADAFPGSPMYTTLHDPAGTFPEFDGLDLRTSALDRAGLLRRHHRVALPFLAPAVDRQRVDADVLLASSTGWAHGYRGARRTVVYCHAPARWLYQRDRYLGPAEGSTAHRARRRAAAAALGLLSPGLRRWDGAAARRADVYLANSTVTQRAIRDAYGIEAEVLAPPPAMLPDGEERAVPGVEPGFLLCVARLLPYKNVDVVVAAAQATGRELVVVGDGPDRARLDAQAARGGGRVHLLGRVDDATLRWVYRNAAALVAASYEDYGLSPLEAGAFGRPSVVLRDGGYLDTVVEGVNGVFFDAPRPELVADAVEAAVARTWDDGAVTAHVATFGRDRFVERLQGVVAEQQQDRTASAARPGGGRARR
- a CDS encoding polysaccharide biosynthesis tyrosine autokinase yields the protein MTIREFVRTVWAGKYYVLAAVLVVVAGALFYLDRQETMYRATATVQLYGVQSAQGGESLVEVTVMTDPDDVTSSEVAQAAATALGDPAAADELADLVTAEVDGETRMVAVQATTPDEAWSVDVANAFAEAYAAELVNIQAAQVAELEARRQALAEQLGGVRQRLNVDGDDPLALAEQDIIVGDYSALTVQVNSLRGIAVPGEVVTAATGAEALGLSRATVLALAVLVGLVAGIGLAFARRGLDIRVRSAAESTRLTETPVLAELYGTRPAEKEFAHTHALPVASKVATPFTESIRELRTAVQVSTAGMKHAVVVVTAADPSAPRSFITANLAASFALSGRRTVALSGDLRRPQLDRMLPAPDDWHGLEQELRPTGVPNLRVMPVPEEEMDPADFLATERARGLVGSLRDHAEVVVVDAPPVLAAADATILGGYANGVVLIASAGRTDRAVLAEAAERLRVSNVPLLGIALTGVTGDRRMLYASTYGDDEAVGPADTASGDEETSAPPAEGPARRPSGSGPRPGADEPAEPGGVRASGTAEVPETGDGQSVGTRRASVAAAAVAVEDASARAAAPVGAGDEPATGPGSPSPGSSSGSPARPASAPSTGTDAGTAHGRRTPQGGGRRNAVLAPAWSKVEPAAPAATGDEPENDERKRPFRW
- a CDS encoding glycosyltransferase family 4 protein, giving the protein MTAPGGPPLRVLVLDHTAELGGAELALVRTCAALGPAVDVRVLLFADGPLRARLAEVGVRVDVVPLASSVATTDRASAGRLSAATVAGALRTLPFLWRLSRRVRALRPDVVHTTSLKADLLGIVPAAVARRPLVWHVHDRIAPDYLPGPLVRVVRALARRAPAAVVANSRATAGTLPAVTAVAYPGFAREQAAGADAPAAARADVPGPTVVMVGRISPTKGQLEVVRALRAVVDAVPAARLRIVGEPAFGAEDYAALVRAEVTRLGLDDHVDLVGFVADPRAELDAAAVCVHASPVPEPFGQVVVEAMVRGVPVVATRAGGVEEILVDAEDAEDAEAADEGDAPLGLLVPPGDSDALATAVLDVLRDPAAACERAQRARASALRRFPVERTARVLTDVWTSVSGGARRA
- a CDS encoding glycosyltransferase gives rise to the protein MTRGESAAAVGDVVFLSLERWDDVWRRNQYLVAELCRADPTARVLFVEPAADPLHRLSRRSTPRPGRGLRAAPDLDGIASGRVLLHEPTKWLPRRVDPHVDARLARSVERAVARAGLRRPVLWVNDPSGAAVVRRTGWPALYDVTDDWLAADRSPAEHARLVDDEATLLDRCAEVTVCSTGLVARKGTVRDVTLVTNGVDLDRYRAAHERPADLPAGRVALYAGTVHPDRFDVPLLLATARALAGRASVVLVGPVVDLAPHEHAELARAGVVVLGPRPWTTVPAYLRHADVLLVPHVVDAFTDSLDPIKLYEYRAVGRPVVSTPVAGFRDDPQVRVADAGSFPAAVRAALDDAPPPRVARLDDDPPDVPTWRGQAALMRDALRRTRTSRRP
- a CDS encoding glycosyltransferase family 4 protein, which translates into the protein MRILHAVRSDGFAGVERHVARLARAQSAAGHDVAVVGGAPAGMSATVDDPTVPLLPAASTGDVVRALRRHGATADVVHVHMTAAEIAAAVAARTTRAFPPVVSTRHFARRRGTGARGRLVAVVAASSVRAQVAISRYVAEHVEGECVVVHPGVADRPDGRAAAERDDVVLVVQRLETEKRTDLALEAFAASGLSARGWRLEVAGDGAQRAALEDLARSLGIGDATSFLGARDDVDALLDRAGLLVAPCPVEGLGLSVLEAMASGLPVVASAAGGHRETLAGIDPLTLYPALDPGAAGQALATLAADPARRDACAAAGRAAQRERFTPAAQVAGTDAVYRAVLT
- a CDS encoding glycosyltransferase family 4 protein, translating into MTDLRILQIAPEIAPGSGVGGVAHHLEEAFERAGVETARFTLADARGAWLPEPGPGVRGRLVLLARVVWFSTVGTALARRRVARERRAPQGAGDAVVAICHNDVLAGDVYVNHGILRVAMRARGGYAWRMVRNPLHLFTAARDAVRYRGRAHRVVVNLTRSERDALRATYPRLRARAVVIGNGVDVDRFFPPTPDERAAARAAVGIPEGAVHVVFVGHEFDRKGLDLLLAAAADLPRVHVSVVGGTPDMLADVRARVTRLGSADRVHLAGRVPDPRPWLRAADALALPSAYEANALVVLEALACGVPVVATPVGYAPDVVDDGRNGWLVDRSVDGVRAGIAAVAALDDEARRAVALAARATAERHDWDAVARRYLDLAAALVAARSEDRP
- a CDS encoding O-antigen ligase family protein, with the protein product MNLPAVRLPRRRPVLYRAPRVRGAALARTRTVAGWVAGGAIVVALLAVLGFVVPALQTAAVGGALLVLIVGLTAYEPVALPILAMPALVVVQRVGGGGVDLSLSDFALFGAFWFALFFSPRPFSRPMRAMLWLSLVYQVATLFTVIVNPFSANVVEWFHAWLSVAGALVLGWAVGRSGRARLGLTLFLVPCLAIAAQTCVVALQQLAAGISGPVYIDSPIAMHKNFIGCVLAFAALTAYARPWWVGWPRWFSLGAFWLCSLGVLAAQARQALIGLAIGIMLITLRGDPDRKRSKLILLAAVPAVYFVVLAVQEQLESGNEFNSANQRLTWYADSIDVWQRSPWVGMGLRWWTAGVTEFVFQPPNVELEVLTSAGIVGLVGFLALFLGGMVVLWRINPRFGTLAFSMLMMRFVQGQFDLFWVSVQVTVPFVIVGVCLGAEAYAESRQNLRDETGRELPLDELRSVREMAER
- a CDS encoding glycosyltransferase, which translates into the protein MKVLRVSHSAVVDAWRERERALRARGLDVRLLSARAWDEGGTTVPLVPRPGEPVRGVRTFGTHPALFVYDPVPLWRALGQDWDVLDLHEEPFALATAEVLALRRLRALLGRRPAPPYVLYSAQNLAKRYPWPFRWFEARALRGAAAVSVCNDEAGRIVRAKGARGRVETVPLGVDPAVFSPAPDAVPPGPSTGRTPRRLRVGYAGRLASHKGVDALLAAVAADDRLDLVLAGEGPDRASLERAARPLGDRVRFVGALDGDDLVAFYRDLDALAVPSRETPGWVEQFGRVAVEAMACGVPVVASRTGALPDVVGGAGLLVPPDDPDALRAALVRVLDEDGLADRLRAAAADRAASCSWAEVARRYEDLYTTAVSGGAAPTTPTTAPRGASASTPPEVVVVAYGSPAMVRDALAPLAGKYPITVVDNSSLPEIREITELAGGRYLDPGRNGGFAAGVNHALAHRQAPGADVLLLNPDAVVTPEDVETLHRALHASPRVASVGPQQVDDEGTPARVVWPFPSPAATWIEAVGLARLRRTPADRSFVIGSVLLLDAAAVEELGGLDERFFLYAEETDWAYRAVRAGWRHAVVPEARATHLGGATSTDPTRRETHFHASQERYLRKHHGRAGWAVARVGAVLGAAVRSVALTGEGRASARRRLRLYLTGPVRAESAL